The Deltaproteobacteria bacterium genomic interval TACTATGGCTATAAGAATTTACCGGCACAAAGCAAAGGAGAATTCCATGAAGATATTGGACGCGCAGGCAAAACTCTCTATAAGGCAGAAAAAGGAATGGGGCGAGATACTCTCCGGGTTCGACTTCAGGAATAAGTACTCCATATTCGACGAAAGCGGCAAAGAGGTGCTCATCGCCGGCGAAACAGGCGGCTCGATAACAGGCTGGCTCGCAAGATTATTTCTAAAATCCATGCGGCCCTTCACAATAGAGATACTCGATACGGACGGCAAGGCCACCCTAACAATAAAGCGGCCTTTTCGTTTTTATTACCACTCTGTCGACGTGCTTCATCCGGATGGAAGGATTGCTGGCTCGGTAAAAAGGGAGTTCTCGATACTAAGGCGCAAATACACGGTCAAGGACGCCATGGGCCTGCCCATGTACTCCTTATTTGGCCCCATACTCAAGCCCTGGACATTCTTCATAAACGAGAACGAAAAAGAAGCAGGAAAGATAGTAAAGAACTGGTCTGGCGCGCTAAAGGAGGTCTTCTCTGCGGCAGACAACTTCGGTGTCGAGTTCCCTACCTCGGCAAACGCTGAGAAAAAGGCAGTGCTCCTTGGCGCGGTCTTTCTAATAGACTTCATGTACTTCGAAAGGCATAATTAAAAGCAACCCTACTCTTTACCCACCGCGCCGCCAACGGTTATATCCGGAATTCTTAGAGTAGGCTGCGCATCCGCAACCGGTACGCCCTGTCCGTCCTTGCCGCAGGTGCCGATGCCGAAGCCAAGGTCATTTCCGACCATATCGATGTTCTTTAGCACCTCGGGGCCGTTTCCGGTAAGCGTTGCGCCGCGAACGAGCTCTCCGACAACACCGTTCTCTATAAGGTAGCCCTCGGTTACCTCGAAAACAAAATCCCCGTTAACGGTATTGACCTGGCCTCCGCCCATTTTTTTGACAAAGAGGCCCTTATCTACTGACTTGAGTATTGCGGCAGGGTCGTCCTTACCAGGCGCTATCATCGTATTGGTCATGCGTACAATTGGCCTGTGGTGGTAGGACTCGCGTCTGCCGTTGCCGGTAGATTCGACATTATCCTTCATCGCTGTCAGGCGGTCGTACATGTATGTCTTCAAAACGCCGTTCTCGACAAGCACCGTTCTCTTTGTCGGGCTTCCCTCGCCATCGAAGAACCCGGAGCCGCGCTTAAAGGGTATTGTGCCGTCGTCTATGACCGTAATGAGGCTGCTTGCGACCTTCTCGCCGACCTTCCCAGAATACACAGAGAGCCGCTCCTGCGCAAGGTCTGCCTCAAGCCCGTGCCCAACGGCCTCATGTATCATCGTCCCGCCTGCCTCGAATGAAAGAACGACCGGCATCTTTCCGCCAGGAGCCTTTTTCGCGCCAAGCATCATGACAGCGCGTCTTGCCGCGACCTCTGCGACCTTCTCTGGCGGCGTTTCCTCGAATATCTCGAACCCCGCAACCCCTCCGACCGGCTCGTACCCGGTCTGTATGACGCCGCCCTCTTCGGCAACGGCCTGGCAAAGGTAGAGTATCGAACTTCTATTTTCCTCGACATGGTCGCCAAGGGAATTGGCAACTACGACCTTCTTAACGCCGTCGCCGTATACTACCTTTACCTGCTTTATCCTTTTATCGAACCCCCTTGCCACCTTATTGCCAAGGTTCACGAGACGTATCTTTTTCTCGAGGGTTTCATCCTCTGCCGGGCTCTTTATGCCAAACCCCGGGGCCAGGCGCACCTTACGCATGTCCATGGCAGCTACCGGCGCGCCGTCCCCAACCGCAGCGGCAAGTGTGGAGGCAACGTCAAGAAGCGAGGAGTCGCTTAAATCATTGGTATATGCGTAATAGGTCTTAAAGTCGGCTATAACGCGCACCCCTGCGCCGCGGTCGCGCCCTGTAACTACCTTCTCTATCCTGTCCTCTTCAAGGGTGATTGACGTAGACGACGTGTCCTCTATATACACCTCTGCAAAAGAGCCGCCCCTTGAAAGGGCTTTTTTAAGAATCTTTGCAAAATCGATATTGCCTGTAACAGATGTCATGAAATCTCCTTTGAGCGAGTAAAGCCGCTAAAAAAGTATAGCAACGCAGTGGCAACGCGGTCAAGGATATATTTATAGCGGAATCTGTTGAACATCGGCCTTATAACAGCTATAATTAAATACACGGCGCACGAGGCGCCCAAAAGACCATGAAAAGACTGCGCATACTGACAATTGCCTTTGCCATTACGCTTATCTCGGCCCTCCCTGCCCTTGCGGAAATATATAAATGGACCGATGACAAGGGCGAGGTCTACTATTCCATGGACAAGGAAAGCATCCCGCCCAAATACCTGCCCAAGGCCGAGGTGGTAAAGGGCGGCACTGTCAATATAATAGAGACCCCGAAAACCCCGGCCTCTACGACTACGAACACCACGTCCGCCACGACAACAAACAACCGCCTCGATTCCACATGGAGAAACGGCAGGAGCGGCCACGACGACGCGGTGGACTCGCGCCCGAGCCACAAAAAGCCGGTGCTCGTGTACTTCTACACGGACTGGTGCCCGTACTGTAAAAAACTCGAATCGAGCGTGCTTAGCTCGCCAGACGTAGTAAACGCGCTAAAGGACGTGAAAAAGGTGCGCATAAACCCTGAAAAAGGCAAGGACGAGTACACGCTTGCGACCAAGTACGGGGTAACGTATTATCCCTCTCTCTTCATAATAACGCCAAAGAACCCTGCGCCAAGACGCGTTAATTCGCACTGGAGCGAGGACTCGTTCATCGCGGAAATCAACGCATCGAAATAAGACGCGCCTTAAAACACCTACCCTCTTCTACGAAGCCCTGCTTTATAGTATAATCCAAGAATGGAACTTTTCGACAAGACACCGGTAAAAAAGACAGCCAGGCCGTCCCCTCTTGCAGAACGCATGCGGCCAAAAACGCTCGGTGAGTACAGGGGCCAGGCCCATCTCGTTGGCGAGGATAAGCTCCTAAAAAAAATACTTGCCTCCGGCGACATGCCCTCACTTATCCTCTGGGGCCCGCCCGGGAGCGGAAAGACCACACTTGCGCGTATTATAGCAGAATCCTCGGGCGCAGAGTTCGTGTCCTTTTCGGCGGTACTTTCCGGGGTAAAGGAAATTCGCGACGTAACCAAACAGGCAGAGATAAACCTTCTTAAGGGCAAGAAGACCGTGCTCTTTGTAGACGAAATCCACCGCTTCAACAAGGCGCAGCAGGACGCCTTCCTTCACCACGTGGAGGACGGCACCATAACGCTAATAGGCGCAACCACCGAGAACCCGTCATTCGAGCTTAACGCGCCGCTTCTATCGAGGTGCAAGGTTCTAACGCTTGAGCGGCTCTCCGACTCAGACATCCTCTCACTTCTCAAAACAGCGCTCTCTGACAATGAACGCGGCCTGAAGGCGCAAAATGTCGAGATAGAGGACGACTCTCTCGAATTTATCGCGGCATTTTCGCACGGAGACGCAAGGGAAGCCCTTAACACCCTCGAATGCGCTGTGATGATGACAAAGCCAGAGGCAGAGAGGCGCACTGTCTCGCTAGATACTGTCAAAGAGGCAATGCAGAAAAAATCCGTGCTCTATGACAAAACAGGCGAAGAGCACTATGGCGTCATATCTGCATTCATAAAGAGCATGCGGGGAAGCGACGCGGACGCTGCATTATACTGGCTTGCGCGCATGGTAGAGGCAGGCGAGGACGCGTTATTTATAGCGAGGAGGATGGTCATATTCGCCTCAGAGGACATAGGCAACGCCGACCCCGAGGCCATAAGGGTTGCGCTCTCGGTAAAGGACTCTGTTGATTTCGTCGGCATGCCAGAAGGGTTTATCCCTCTTGCACAGGGGGTTACCTACCTCGCAACAGCTCCAAAATCAAATGCCTCGTACATGGCATACCTCGAGGCAAAGGCGGATGTCGAGCGACACGGCGCCCTGCCCGTGCCGCTTCATCTTAGGAATGCCCCTACGAAGATGATGAAGGAGATGGGGTACTCCAAGGGCTATAAATACCCTCACAACTACGAAGGCTCGAAGGTCGAACAGGACTACATGCCTGAGAAGCTTAAAGGGAAGAAATACTACAAACCGCCTGAGAGAAAAAAATAGCTCAACTTGCCGAAACCGGCCTTTTCAGAAAAAGCCACGCAAAAATGCGCCTCAAAAGCGCTATCATAAGAAGCGACCAGACGAATATCGCCGCCCATATCATGTAGTGCGACACCTGATGCAGGGGCTCGAACTCGGCTGCAAGGGAAATCTGGTAACTTGCAACCGTATACATGCCAAGCGGAAATACGATGCTCCACTGCCTCGGATCGTATGTAAACGGTATGTCCTTTACATACCGCCTCCAGAACCCGATTACGAGAAGAAGAGGTATCCACCACGTTGCCCAGCCCCATGTAAGAAGGGCGATTGCGTCTATCACGGCATGCACCTCGTATAATACCGTTATGAGCGGCGAGGCCATGTCAAGGCCGCTTCCGGCGTTCGCGCTTATCGCTGCTGCGCCCATGATTACCCACATCTGAGGGGTGTAGTCCTCGGTCTTCATCTCGAGAAAGAATATGCGGTATGAAAAAAGCACCACCAGTATGGCGTAGAGCATGAGACCCAGGCCCCAGAGAAGAAAAAGACAAAGCATCATGAGCTTGTCGTACTCGCCTACCTCGGTGATGACCTTTAGCCCGAGGAGCACGAGCGACTGCGTGCCTACAATGCAGATCAACCACGCGCCGTCCATTATATTGATGCCCTTTTCGCGGTGGAATATGGTGAGCACTCCGAAGCTGCAGTACAAGAGCGCTGCCCACGCTATAAGGGCCAGTATCCAGAAGGCGAAGGCTGTTTTTTCATACCCGTGCGTGTAGAGTATCATCCCTACGATACAGGTAGCAGCGACAAAGGTAAAAAAATTGAAGGTAAGGCGGGGGTTGAGTAAATCGCCCCACACGGCCCCGGGGAACTTCGCTATGCGCCACGCATACACGCCGCAAACGGCAACAAAGGTCAAAAGCGCCATCACGGCCATGAAGTCAGAGAACCGCGTCATGCCGAGCACGTCGAAGCCAACCGATATTATGCCGGTTGCCATGGTCATGGCAAAGTAGCCTGGGTAGAGCCCTTGAAGCCACTTAAGCCTATAGCCGTGCCAATCCCTATGTTCGAGTTCTTCCGTAGTCATATGAGAACAGTTTAGCACAAGTAGATTAAGGCGGCATTAACCGCGCCGCACTTAATGGGACTTTGCCCATGGATATGTATAGGGAAAAAACAGCCCTTTATGCCGTTTTAAAGGCATAAAGGGCATACACTGGAAAATCGTTTTCGTGATTTATGCGGACTTATCCGCGGCCTTTAGCGAGATAAAGAACTTGGTGCCCTCGCCCTTCCTGCTTGTAAAACCTACCTTGCCGTCAAGGAACTCCTCGCCAAAGAGCTTCATCGAGTATGTGCCTATGCCGCGCCCTATCTCGGACTTCGTGCTGAAGTTTCGCTGAAATATCCTTTTTGTTAGCGGCTCGGGGATTACGGCGTTGTTTGTCACGCAAAGCATGACCTCGCCGTCCACGACCTCTACAGACAAGCCAACCGACTCTCCCGGCTCGCTTGCCTCAAAGGCATTAACGAGCATGTTGCCAAGCACCCTAAGTATCATGTAACGGTCGGTCGAAATATATGCCTCTGGCACCGGAGCTATGGAGACCTTTTTCTCTTTGGCAGAGGCATGGTTGGAATACATGGCAAAGAGCTCGTTTACAACGTCCTTTACCGCAATAACGCGCATATCGGGCCTGTAGACGTCGCGCTCCATGTTAACAAGCATGCGCTGCATGGAGACCTCGTTTGCGAGGTACGACGACATGCGCATCAACTCGCTAGAAAGGTTTCCGTCCTTGTCTTTTTGCTGTTCCCAGAGAAGCTCCGAGGTGCAAAGAAGCGAGCTTACGATGTTGCTTATGTCGTGGAAGAACACCTGCTCGAGCGCGGCCCAGCGCTTGAAATATGTAAGGTCCTGCATGAAAACAAGACAGAATGTGCGCCCGTTATACTCAAGCGGCGCGGTCTTCACCCTTAAATAAATATCGGACTTGCCGCCAGACTGCTCGATAGTGATGGAGCAGTCCTTCTCAACGCCGGTTATCTTATCGAGGGTCGTGACGATGGCAATCGTTGCTCCGCAGGTAGAGCAGTACTCGCTAGTGCCGCACCCGCCGGGCATATCGTGCGAGTAGATGCACTTTATGGCCTCGCCAAGCCTCATGCCAAAGACCTTCTTGACTTCCTCTATGCCAAGGGCCTTTAGCATCTCGTCGTTTATCGCAACTATCTGCCGCTTGTCGTTTAAGACAACGAACATGCCGCCAACGGTCTTTAGTATGCCGTCTACAAGGGCGCTGTTGGCAACGAACGTGATATCTCTTTCGAGTTCCTTATCCGTGCTCCGCTCTGCAGATGCGAAATATGTCTCTCTTTTATCGCTCATATTGCAACATGAACTATTCTATAGAAATAAAACCTGAAATGCAAGGCAAAAAATAGCACAAATACAACAAGGTTGTCCCATTTGTGCACAACACCGTGTTTCTGAAGGATATTTTGAATTGTTCTAACTTATAATTTTTGCTATTTATTAATCAGCCCTGTATATATGCCATACAACCATCGGCTTGTAAAAAACACTCTATTACCAAACAGCAGCTGCTACGCAAAAATATCCTTTAAATACAAATAGATATACCGACATGCGCAGTATGGTAAATACAGGTTCTGTTTGTCTTTATCTCTGATCGTGCACCTTTAACAGCTACTGCCGCTTAAGCTTCATACTGATAAACTGAATCAAATCAGCTTGTTGGAGGATATGGCGCCTCGATTGTCAACCCTTACATCATACAGGTTGACAATGATACGGGCATGTGGTAAAAATTACGGACATGCACGAACTACTAAAAAAAGCTCGGGCTCTTGGCGAGAAGGCCGTTGGACTGGATGCAAAGGACGCGCTTAGAGCAGCCAAAGAGGCCGATATGTTTGCCCTGCTTACTGTTACGGACGCCATACGCCGCTTTCATAAAGGTGTGGAGATAAACCTCTGCGGCATAGTGAACGCAAAGAGCGGGCTTTGCAAGGAAGACTGTTCATTTTGCGCGCAATCGGCAAAGTACTTAGCCAATAGCCCCGAGTACCCGATGCTCTCCTCCGACGAAATAGCTGAAAAAGCAATGGAGGCTGCGAGAGGCGGAGCAAGAGAGTTCTCGATAGTCACAAGCGGCACGAAGGTGTCGAAAGGCTCGGACGTAGAAAAGCTTCGCGGCGCAATCAAGAAAATAAATACGGAAACCGGGCTCGAGAGCTGTGCTTCGCTTGGCATAATGGATGAGGAAACCCTGCTCTCTCTAAAAGAAGCGGGGCTGCACAGCTACCACCACAACCTCGAGACATCGAGAAGCTTTTTCCCGAAGGTCTGCACTACACATGCTTACGATGAAGACTTAGACACCATAAAACGCGCAAAGAAGCTCGGGTTCTACGTGTGCTCGGGCGGGATATTCGGCCTTGGCGAGTCCTGGGACGACAGAGTCGAGCTTGCCGTGACATTAAAGGACGCTGGAACCGACTGCGTGCCGATAAACTTCTTAAACCCGAGGCCGGGCACGCCGCTAGAAGGCGCAAAAAACCTGACCCCCGAGGAATGCCTTCGCATAATCGCGCTATTTCGTCTGATGATGCCTGCAAACGATATAATAGTTTGCGGCGGCAGGCAGGTGAACCTTAAAACCCTTCAGCCCCTCATATTCGCAGCCGGCGCAAA includes:
- a CDS encoding phospholipid scramblase family protein, which translates into the protein MAIRIYRHKAKENSMKILDAQAKLSIRQKKEWGEILSGFDFRNKYSIFDESGKEVLIAGETGGSITGWLARLFLKSMRPFTIEILDTDGKATLTIKRPFRFYYHSVDVLHPDGRIAGSVKREFSILRRKYTVKDAMGLPMYSLFGPILKPWTFFINENEKEAGKIVKNWSGALKEVFSAADNFGVEFPTSANAEKKAVLLGAVFLIDFMYFERHN
- a CDS encoding TldD/PmbA family protein; translated protein: MTSVTGNIDFAKILKKALSRGGSFAEVYIEDTSSTSITLEEDRIEKVVTGRDRGAGVRVIADFKTYYAYTNDLSDSSLLDVASTLAAAVGDGAPVAAMDMRKVRLAPGFGIKSPAEDETLEKKIRLVNLGNKVARGFDKRIKQVKVVYGDGVKKVVVANSLGDHVEENRSSILYLCQAVAEEGGVIQTGYEPVGGVAGFEIFEETPPEKVAEVAARRAVMMLGAKKAPGGKMPVVLSFEAGGTMIHEAVGHGLEADLAQERLSVYSGKVGEKVASSLITVIDDGTIPFKRGSGFFDGEGSPTKRTVLVENGVLKTYMYDRLTAMKDNVESTGNGRRESYHHRPIVRMTNTMIAPGKDDPAAILKSVDKGLFVKKMGGGQVNTVNGDFVFEVTEGYLIENGVVGELVRGATLTGNGPEVLKNIDMVGNDLGFGIGTCGKDGQGVPVADAQPTLRIPDITVGGAVGKE
- a CDS encoding thioredoxin family protein is translated as MKRLRILTIAFAITLISALPALAEIYKWTDDKGEVYYSMDKESIPPKYLPKAEVVKGGTVNIIETPKTPASTTTNTTSATTTNNRLDSTWRNGRSGHDDAVDSRPSHKKPVLVYFYTDWCPYCKKLESSVLSSPDVVNALKDVKKVRINPEKGKDEYTLATKYGVTYYPSLFIITPKNPAPRRVNSHWSEDSFIAEINASK
- a CDS encoding replication-associated recombination protein A, with amino-acid sequence MELFDKTPVKKTARPSPLAERMRPKTLGEYRGQAHLVGEDKLLKKILASGDMPSLILWGPPGSGKTTLARIIAESSGAEFVSFSAVLSGVKEIRDVTKQAEINLLKGKKTVLFVDEIHRFNKAQQDAFLHHVEDGTITLIGATTENPSFELNAPLLSRCKVLTLERLSDSDILSLLKTALSDNERGLKAQNVEIEDDSLEFIAAFSHGDAREALNTLECAVMMTKPEAERRTVSLDTVKEAMQKKSVLYDKTGEEHYGVISAFIKSMRGSDADAALYWLARMVEAGEDALFIARRMVIFASEDIGNADPEAIRVALSVKDSVDFVGMPEGFIPLAQGVTYLATAPKSNASYMAYLEAKADVERHGALPVPLHLRNAPTKMMKEMGYSKGYKYPHNYEGSKVEQDYMPEKLKGKKYYKPPERKK
- a CDS encoding tellurite resistance/C4-dicarboxylate transporter family protein, with product MTTEELEHRDWHGYRLKWLQGLYPGYFAMTMATGIISVGFDVLGMTRFSDFMAVMALLTFVAVCGVYAWRIAKFPGAVWGDLLNPRLTFNFFTFVAATCIVGMILYTHGYEKTAFAFWILALIAWAALLYCSFGVLTIFHREKGINIMDGAWLICIVGTQSLVLLGLKVITEVGEYDKLMMLCLFLLWGLGLMLYAILVVLFSYRIFFLEMKTEDYTPQMWVIMGAAAISANAGSGLDMASPLITVLYEVHAVIDAIALLTWGWATWWIPLLLVIGFWRRYVKDIPFTYDPRQWSIVFPLGMYTVASYQISLAAEFEPLHQVSHYMIWAAIFVWSLLMIALLRRIFAWLFLKRPVSAS
- a CDS encoding HAMP domain-containing histidine kinase, with translation MSDKRETYFASAERSTDKELERDITFVANSALVDGILKTVGGMFVVLNDKRQIVAINDEMLKALGIEEVKKVFGMRLGEAIKCIYSHDMPGGCGTSEYCSTCGATIAIVTTLDKITGVEKDCSITIEQSGGKSDIYLRVKTAPLEYNGRTFCLVFMQDLTYFKRWAALEQVFFHDISNIVSSLLCTSELLWEQQKDKDGNLSSELMRMSSYLANEVSMQRMLVNMERDVYRPDMRVIAVKDVVNELFAMYSNHASAKEKKVSIAPVPEAYISTDRYMILRVLGNMLVNAFEASEPGESVGLSVEVVDGEVMLCVTNNAVIPEPLTKRIFQRNFSTKSEIGRGIGTYSMKLFGEEFLDGKVGFTSRKGEGTKFFISLKAADKSA
- the bioB gene encoding biotin synthase BioB; translated protein: MHELLKKARALGEKAVGLDAKDALRAAKEADMFALLTVTDAIRRFHKGVEINLCGIVNAKSGLCKEDCSFCAQSAKYLANSPEYPMLSSDEIAEKAMEAARGGAREFSIVTSGTKVSKGSDVEKLRGAIKKINTETGLESCASLGIMDEETLLSLKEAGLHSYHHNLETSRSFFPKVCTTHAYDEDLDTIKRAKKLGFYVCSGGIFGLGESWDDRVELAVTLKDAGTDCVPINFLNPRPGTPLEGAKNLTPEECLRIIALFRLMMPANDIIVCGGRQVNLKTLQPLIFAAGANGMMVGNYLTTKGSPVEDDMAMLKDLGLRPRGK